The sequence GAAAAACGCCCACCGCCCTCGCGAACAGTGTGGATATAACGCAATCGTTCGGTCAGATGGTCGAAGTATGGCAAATGCTCGATACATTCCATCCCTCAATGGCTCAGCCACCACCTCTACCTCATCGCCGTTTTGGAATGGAGACCACATTAACCAGCCGGCAACCTGCTTTCCGTCGATTTCGAATTGAACCTTGTCAGCCTCTTCTTTTGTGCCCGCCAGAGATGCCAGTCCGACTGCTCCTCCCGAGCCAGCCAACGCCGACGCTACGGCCGTCAACCCAGCAGCTGAGCGCTCCAAGTCGCTCAATAGAAAGTCTCCGGTGGCCCGTTCCTTATGAAAATTCTCCAGTACTCCACGCAACACGACTGCACGACTAGTATCCATATATCGATCACTTATCCATGCGACTTTGCTTCTTCCGCGCCAGAAGTAGCATCATCTTTGAATCCAATAGCCACCAGAGCCTTATCGAATGCCTCATCCTGTTTTTTTAAGTCATCGTTATTTTTATATTTTTTACCTACCCCAAAAACAGAATCATTTAATGAATTCTGCAAATCATCATTCCCAAAATACCAAATAACAACTTGGATCGCAACAATAGCAACCTGGACTTGCCAACTGGCCATATACAGCAGCCCTCTACCCAACACCATGGCTCCAACACGCTCAGCCGCGACGGTTGCGACCCTCTCCCCGGCCGCTATTGCCACCTTGCGTGCAGTTGCGTCAGCGATGCCTTGGCCAATCCGATCAAGAATAACGATACGAATCTGCCGCCCGGGGGGAGTCAGAATTTCCGTGTTCAAGGCGGATTGAGATTCACACGGATGGTCGAACGAATCGATCCTCATAGAGGATGGCGAACTGGTTCATGGCTGCCTTCCAGTCATGAGCCGCGCGGCCCCAATGAGCAGTGATGTTGCGCAGTGCCAGCCAGATGCGCTTCGCCGCGGCCTCATCGGTCGGAAAGTGGCCCCGGGTCATGATGATCTTGCGCAACTGCGAGTTGATGTTCTCGATGGCGTTCGTCGTGTATATAACCTTGCGAACTGCCGGTGGAAAGGCGAAGAACGGAATCACGCGATCCCAGGCGTTGCGCCATGCCGCACTGTCCGTCGGGAATTTCTGCCCCCACGGCCCGTCGGCAAACGCATCGAGTTCTACCTGGGCCGCTTCCGCGCTGGGCGCGGTGTAGATCGGGCGAATCACTGCAGCCAGTTCCCTGGGGTCTTTCCAGCACGCGCAATCGAGGCTGCTGCGGATCAGGTGAACGATGCAGGTCTGCAACGTGGTCGACGCAAACACTGCCGCCAGCGCCTCGGGCATTCCCTTGAGGCCGTCGGTCACGGCGATCAGGATGTCGTTGACGCCGCGCGTCCTGAGATCGTTGAACACCTTCGTCCAGAACTTGGCGCCTTCGGTATTCTCGATCCACAGGCCCAGGATATCGCGTGTACCGTCGGGCAGAATGCCCAGCGCAAGGTAGACCGCCTTGTTGCGCACCACGGCGTCTTCGCGGATCTTGACCCGCAGCGCGTCGAAGAACACCACCGGATACATCGGCTCAAGCGGCCGGGCCTGCCAGGCAGTCACTTCGGCCATGACCTCGTCGGTGACCGAGCTGATGAAATCGGGCGAGACCCCGGTGCCGTATTGTTCCAGCAAAAAGCCCTGAATCTCGCGCACGGTCATGCCCCGGGCATACATGGCGACGATCTTGTCGTCGAAGCCCGTGAAGCGTCGTTCGTGTTTGGGAATCAGCAGCGGTTCGAAGCTGCCGTCGCGATCGCGCGGGACCTCGATACGAATCGGACCATCCTCGGTCAGGACTGTCTTGGCACCCGTGCCGTTGCGCTGGTTGGTGACGGCGCCGGGCGTATAGCCGAGATGATGGCTCATCTCTCCACCCAGCGCCCGCTCGATCAGGGCCTTCTTCAGGGCCAGCGTCGCGGCATTGATCGCTTCAGCCGTCATCGGCCCGTTGCCGAACTGTTCAAGCAACTCGGCAGGAATCGCCGGCAGCTCCGCCGGCTTGGCTTTCGGTTTGCGAGGCATATGTTCTCCTAGCGAGCATGATATGCCTTGAACACGAAATTACTGACAGTCCCTTCGTGCGTGATCCCCACGCCATCCCAAAGCGCCAGCATCATCGGCACGCATGCCGCGCCCTTTTTTTCCGGCTGTTGCTCTCGGTTTGAGTGACAGCGAT comes from Burkholderia savannae and encodes:
- a CDS encoding IS256 family transposase → MPRKPKAKPAELPAIPAELLEQFGNGPMTAEAINAATLALKKALIERALGGEMSHHLGYTPGAVTNQRNGTGAKTVLTEDGPIRIEVPRDRDGSFEPLLIPKHERRFTGFDDKIVAMYARGMTVREIQGFLLEQYGTGVSPDFISSVTDEVMAEVTAWQARPLEPMYPVVFFDALRVKIREDAVVRNKAVYLALGILPDGTRDILGLWIENTEGAKFWTKVFNDLRTRGVNDILIAVTDGLKGMPEALAAVFASTTLQTCIVHLIRSSLDCACWKDPRELAAVIRPIYTAPSAEAAQVELDAFADGPWGQKFPTDSAAWRNAWDRVIPFFAFPPAVRKVIYTTNAIENINSQLRKIIMTRGHFPTDEAAAKRIWLALRNITAHWGRAAHDWKAAMNQFAILYEDRFVRPSV
- a CDS encoding putative type VI secretion system effector, producing MDTSRAVVLRGVLENFHKERATGDFLLSDLERSAAGLTAVASALAGSGGAVGLASLAGTKEEADKVQFEIDGKQVAGWLMWSPFQNGDEVEVVAEPLRDGMYRAFAILRPSDRTIALYPHCSRGRWAFFKNAVKLFMLFFIFIVITLGSLLSAVFFVRGYGDWLGVLELIAMISGGCLLCMELLRLILLENLCYLLIWQRGFLRFWGGRG